In Cherax quadricarinatus isolate ZL_2023a chromosome 15, ASM3850222v1, whole genome shotgun sequence, the following proteins share a genomic window:
- the LOC128691997 gene encoding uncharacterized protein translates to MATNKIAMKFRSITYPNHETSSQKKQRKRLQRMQSFDFTQSESPMVPPKSSVSRREVSAEGRLRTQQFQDTHSVSATLAPGQKLLRFSDECWYSPGEQPGRSHEASVSCLTSPKSKPGTAVRIGVSSVERLVDWQRQSPEKHTISSSNSQDHCQRHSRSKERRTDRDSLSSERRSHYCTSVSLPPPAKSAEQTTTVNTPTTPTVTSESRGRRSQFRRAWSLFSLTCDKEVDRDRREKSPQQKILRPPTRHFYRRGLSGLPIECSTRYLGLAY, encoded by the coding sequence ATGGCTACGAACAAGATTGCTATGAAATTTAGAAGCATTACTTATCCTAATCACGAGACTTCTAGTCAGAAAAAGCAACGAAAAAGGCTACAGAGAATGCAGAGCTTTGACTTTACTCAGAGCGAGTCTCCGATGGTGCCACCGAAGTCGAGCGTCAGCAGGAGGGAGGTCTCAGCAGAGGGTCGGCTGCGAACACAACAGTTTCAAGATACACACTCGGTCTCTGCTACCTTAGCTCCAGGGCAGAAGTTACTGAGGTTTTCTGACGAATGTTGGTACAGTCCAGGAGAGCAGCCAGGCCGCTCACATGAGGCAAGCGTGAGCTGCCTTACCTCACCCAAAAGCAAACCAGGAACCGCCGTCAGGATTGGCGTGAGCAGCGTGGAAAGATTGGTAGACTGGCAGCGACAGTCCCCAGAGAAACACACCATCAGCTCAAGCAACAGTCAAGACCACTGCCAACGACACAGCCGTTCTAAAGAACGTCGTACCGATCGCGATTCTCTAAGCAGCGAGCGACGTAGCCACTACTGTACTTCCGTCAGTCTTCCACCTCCAGCCAAGTCGGCCGAGCAGACTACCACCGTCAACACACCGACAACTCCAACAGTTACCTCTGAGAGCAGAGGACGACGTTCACAATTCCGTCGGGCGTGGTCACTCTTCTCTCTTACCTGCGACAAAGAAGTTGATCGAGATCGCAGGGAGAAGTCTCCTCAGCAGAAGATCCTGAGGCCACCCACACGCCATTTCTACCGCAGAGGTCTGTCAGGTCTCCCCATTGAGTGCTCTACTAGATACCTCGGACTTGCCTACTGA